AGGACAGAATTTATACAACTAGCGTTGTAGGCTGGCCTGGAATTCAGCATATTGAAGAAGTTGATGGCAAGAAGGACTTCACAGCTATGATTGAGAAGGCAATTGAGCTTGGTGGATTCACTGAGGATGAGGAAGAGAAGAACATAATGGTTGGGTTTGGACATAACGCTACCCTAAGCCATGCAGGAACAATTATAGATGCTGTTAAAGCAGGAGCAATTAAGCATTTCTTCCTAATCGGTGGTTGCGATGGTGCGAAGCCAGGAAGAAACTACTTCACTGAGTTTGCACAACAGACTCCAGACGATACAGTAATCTTAACATTAGCGTGTGGTAAATACAGATTTAACAAAATTGACTTCGGAACAATTGGTGGACTACCAAGGTTACTTGATGTAGGTCAATGTAATGACTCTTACTCTGCAATTAAAATTGCATTAGCATTAGCTGAAGCCTTTGAGTGTGATGTGAATGACCTTCCATTATCATTAGTATTATCTTGGTACGAGCAAAAAGCGGTAGCAATTCTGTTAACACTGTTATCATTAAATATCAAGAACATCCTATTAGGACCTTCCTTACCAGCATTTATTACACCAAACGTACTACAGGTTCTAGTAGACAAATTCAACATTAGTCCTATATCTAACCCAGAAGCAGACCTTAAGAAAATCCTAGGTTAATATAAAAAAATCAACTCTTATTAAAACCTCTTTATCTATATCAAGATAAAGGGGTTTTTGATATAATAAACAAAACTTGGTATTTACCAAGGCTAAAAGACGCAGGTAAATGCCTTAGTTGCCGTTATACTATCTATAGACGTTACTCCATTTATGAGGATGGTGTGAATTGTGAACAGAGACTTACAGATTTCTCTTTTTGATTTAGTGATAAGCCTATCAAATGCTATGGATTTAATTAGCCCAGAAATGGTGAATCATCATAAAAGAGTTGCATATGCTTCGTTAAAAATTGCTCAGCAAATGAATTTATCAGCAGAAGAGATTAATGATGTAGTTTTAGCATCAACAGTGCACGACGTAGGTGCTTTATCGTATAATCAACGTATAAATGCTAGGCAGTATGAATTTAGCAACGCTAGTGAACATGCTGAACTCGGTTTTTTGTTGTTGTCAAACTTCTCGCAAATGCGTGGGCTTGCAGAGCAGGTTCGCTTTCATCATTTACCATGGTCAAATGGTAATGGTAAGGTATATGATGGACAGAATGTACCTATAGGAGCACATATTATCCATTTAGCTGATCGCATAGAAATCTTAATAAATCGTGAGGATGAAATATTAGGACAGGTTGATCGTATAGTTAAAGTTATAAATAACGGGAAAGATAAGGTTTATCACCCAGATATAGTTGAAGCGTTTCTGCAACTAAAGGATAAAGAATATTTTTGGTTAGATTTAACATCACCAATGATTGGGGATATCCTAGCAAAGAGTACAGACATATCGCTTATACAATTAGAAATTGACGATTTATTAGAGTTTACTAAACTATTTAGTCAAATTATTGACTTCAGAAGTTCAATGACAGCTACTCATTCGAGTGGAGTTGCTTATACAGGTGAAGCATTAGCCTCATATATTGGTTTTTCAGAGCGTGAATGCAAGATGATGAGAATTGCAGGATATTTACATGATTTAGGAAAACTAGCTATTCCAGATGAAATTTTAGAAAAACCAGACAAATTAGATGAACAAGAAATTAATATAATGCGAAGCCACACTTATCATACACATCGAATTTTAGAGGTCATACCAGGATTAGAGCAAATCACGGAGTGGGCGTCATTTCATCACGAGAAGCTAAACGGCTCTGGATATCCATTTAAATATACCGCAACAGATATAACATTAGGTTCAAGAATTATGGCGGTAGCAGATGTTTTTACAGCAATAGCTGAAGAAAGGCCATACAGGTGCGGGTTAGAGCGTGAAGTTGTATTGAATATATTACATAAAATGGTCGATGACAATGCCCTTGATAAATTGGTTGTTAGCATTTTAGAAGATAATTACGAGGAAATTAATAGAATTCGTATTGATGCACAAGCAGAGGCGTATAGATCTTATAAAAATTTTGGAAATCGTCTAGTGAACGATAAAATGAACGCTGATTAACAATGTCGGTGATATTACTAATTAAGGAGAAGTTATAAATGGCTACTTTAGAATTAATTGCTACCACTACATTTGGTTTAGAGGCAGTAGTAAAACAAGAAGTTGCAAATCTTGGTTATGAGATAATTTCTGTAGAAAATGGTAAGGTCGTATTTAAAGGTGATGAGCTTGCAATTTGTAGAGCTAACATTTGGCTTCGGAGTGCAGAAAGGGTTCGCTTAAAGATAGGGGAATTCAAAGCGACAAGCTTTGAGGAGTTGTTTGAGCAAACGAAAGCTTTACCTTGGGCTGACTGGATACCAGAAGAGGCTGAGTTTCCTGTAGAGGGTAAGTCTGTGAAATCGAAGCTTTTCAGTGTGCCAGATTGTCAGGCAATAGTGAAAAAAGCAGTAGTAGAAAGCCTTAAAAAGAACTATAAAACAGAATGGTTTAATGAAACAGGCCCTAAGTTTAAGATTGAGGTAGCATTGCTAAAGGATATCGCAACTATCACTATTGACACTACTGGCCCTGGTCTGCATAAACGTGGTTATCGTCCATTAATTAGTGAAGCACCACTTAAAGAGACGATGGCAGCGGCTATGATACAGCTCTCGAGATGGAAGCCTGACCGTACTTTAATCGACCCATTTTGCGGATCAGGCACAATTCCGATAGAGGCTGCTCTTATTGGTAAAAACATTGCTCCGGGCATAAACCGTACCTTTGCGTCGGAAGAATGGCCTAGGGTGAAGAAAGACATATGGATGAAGGCAAGGAAAGAAGCCCATGATCTAGCTAATTACGAGCAAGAGGTTAGAATCATTGGTACAGATATCGATGAACGCATGATTAAAATTGCTAGGAAAAACGCATATGAGGCTATGGTCGACACTGATATACATTTTCAAACAATGTCATTTAAAGAGTTACAATCGAAAAAGCATTATGGCTATATCATCTGTAACCCGCCATATGGAGAAAGAATTGGCGAAAGCGCTGAGCTTGAACAGCTTTATAGGGATATGGGACAAGTTTTTCGCAGTCTAGATACGTGGTCTTATTATATATTAACTTCCTATGAGCAATTTGAGCAAGCATTTGGTAAAAAAGCTGATAAAAATCGTAAGCTCTATAATGGCAATATAAAAACTTTTTTCTATCAATTTTTCGGACCACGTCCTCCACACAGAAAGGATTTGGAACATGAAGCACCTAATTGATGAAACGAGCTTCGATAAGCTCTGTTTGTCATACTCTGTTGTCCCTTTAATAAAAAAAATAAAATTAACAGTAGATGTACTATCAGTTTGCGAACGATTTAATAATGAATATCAAATGTTATTACATAGCCCTAAAAGTGGTCGGTATTCTTTCTACGCTGTTGAGATGACCCATTTATATGTTGGACATAAGGACAAACTAGAGGTTAAAAACTTATCTGAAAAAACTAGTGAGGTGCTTAATGGAGACCCATTAGCATCCTTAGAAAAGTGCTTTATGAAATACAACTCCCCTAAAATTGTAGAAGCGCCTCCCTTTTATGGGGGGTTAATCGGTTATATTAGCTATGATGTTATTAGACTTATTGAAAATATTCCTAACGATACAGTAGATGATATCGGCCTTTCGTTGTTCTATTTTGCCAATGTCTCTGATGGACTCGCTATTGACCATCAACAGCAAGAACTATATATTTTTGCTAATAGACTTAAACAGGAAAGCTATAGTGAGTTATTAGAGAGAGTTGAAAATATAGAAAAAAGGATCAGCAATACAACACACCGGGCAACCAATACTGCAATTGGTAGCTATAACCATCAAGGTATCAAAAGTGCTGGTAAGTATTACGAAACATCCTTTACAGAAGAGCAGTTTTGTCAGGCAGTCGATAAGGTTATCGAATATATTAAAGCTGGTGATGTGTTTCAGGTTAACCTGTCTTTAAGACGAGGTACCAGGATAAATAGACACCCGTTAGAGATTTATCGTGAATTAGTAAAGAGAAACCCTTCTCCATATATGGCGTATATTCAAACCCCAGATTTTGCAATAGCAAGCTCTTCCCCAGAATTATTAATTAAGGTAAAAGATGAAGTTATAGAGACGCGACCAATAGCTGGCACACGCTCGCGAGGAAGAACCGAGGCTGAGGAGCAGCAGTTAATGAATGAGTTATTGACTAATGAGAAGGAATTGGCAGAGCATATTATGCTCGTTGATCTCGAGAGAAACGACCTTGGCAGGGTATCGGAATATGGCAGCGTAGAGGTTAACGAATTACTTGTTTTAGAGAAGTACTCCCATGTAATTCATTTGGTATCAAATGTGCGCGGGAAACTGATAGCAGGTAATAGTCTGTTTGATGTAATAAGGGCTGTATTTCCTGGTGGAACAATTACAGGTGCACCAAAAGTTAGGACAATGGAAATCATAGAAGAGCTTGAACCTGTTAAAAGAGGCTTGTATACAGGTTCAATCGGCTGGCTTGGATATCAGCAAGAAATGGAGCTAAATATAGTAATTCGTACAGCAGTCTTTAAAGATGGATGGGCGTTTGTGCAAGCAGGTGCAGGGATTGTCTATGATTCTATACCGCATCGGGAATACAAAGAGTCCCTTAAGAAAGCACGGGCACTCTGGGATATCCTGGAGGAGTTATATGAAAAATAAGCATGATAACGCCTATGTATTAATAAATGGTGCGATATTAGATGCGGATGCTGCTAATATTTCTATTTTTGATGGTAGTATTCAATACGGTTTTGGTCTATTTGAAACGCTAAGGACATACGACGGAAAGTTTTTTGGTTGGGAAAAGCATTTTCAAAGGTTAGAGAGAAGTACTAAAGTTATGGGGATTAGTCTAACCTTAACTGCTGAACAAATACTAGACTATCTTCAACGGCTTAGGGATAGGTATTATGAAAGTGGTATTTCTGATGATGCAGTTTATCGTGTGACACTTACACCTGGAATTATCGATAATTGGTCTCTAGCTAAGGATACTAATATAATTATCTCCCGCCGTCCACTCGCCCAACCATTAGAGCGTTTACAAGAGCATGGGGTTAATACAGCAGTACTGAAAACTCAGAGGTTACCTTCAGTTACTGAGCTACGAATAAAAAGCACCCAATTTTCAGATATACTTTTTGCTAGAAATGAATTACATAAGCTATCTGAATTGAATGGTGCTCCAATGTTTGAAGGTATTATGCTTAATTCAGCAGGGTATGTAGTAGAAGGTACTATCACTAACATATTTATAGTAATTGAGCAGAACAATCAACTAAGGCTAGTGACACCGTCTAACCGGGAGCAGCCACTACTAGGAGTTACTAGAGACTGTGTGATTGATTTAGCGAAGAATCTTACTATTGAAGTAGTTGAAGAGTCAGTTACCCTTGAAAACATATCTACAAGTAAAGAAATTTTTCTTACTAATTCTGTTCATGGAATTTTACCTGTTAAGGGTGTTTGGTCACAAAAGGAACCAATATTTCAGTCATATGCGCAGGACTGGAAGCTTACTAAAGTATTAATTGGTGCTTATGAAGCGTTAATTAAACATGAGATAGCCTTAACAAAGTAACAACTTTAATAAGTAACAGCTTTAATTAGTAATAGCTTTAGTATGTAGTAGTTTCAATTGTTGCTGCATTATCCCTGAGGAGCCTTATTTTAC
The sequence above is a segment of the Desulfuribacillus alkaliarsenatis genome. Coding sequences within it:
- a CDS encoding THUMP domain-containing class I SAM-dependent RNA methyltransferase; translation: MATLELIATTTFGLEAVVKQEVANLGYEIISVENGKVVFKGDELAICRANIWLRSAERVRLKIGEFKATSFEELFEQTKALPWADWIPEEAEFPVEGKSVKSKLFSVPDCQAIVKKAVVESLKKNYKTEWFNETGPKFKIEVALLKDIATITIDTTGPGLHKRGYRPLISEAPLKETMAAAMIQLSRWKPDRTLIDPFCGSGTIPIEAALIGKNIAPGINRTFASEEWPRVKKDIWMKARKEAHDLANYEQEVRIIGTDIDERMIKIARKNAYEAMVDTDIHFQTMSFKELQSKKHYGYIICNPPYGERIGESAELEQLYRDMGQVFRSLDTWSYYILTSYEQFEQAFGKKADKNRKLYNGNIKTFFYQFFGPRPPHRKDLEHEAPN
- a CDS encoding anthranilate synthase component I family protein, encoding MKHLIDETSFDKLCLSYSVVPLIKKIKLTVDVLSVCERFNNEYQMLLHSPKSGRYSFYAVEMTHLYVGHKDKLEVKNLSEKTSEVLNGDPLASLEKCFMKYNSPKIVEAPPFYGGLIGYISYDVIRLIENIPNDTVDDIGLSLFYFANVSDGLAIDHQQQELYIFANRLKQESYSELLERVENIEKRISNTTHRATNTAIGSYNHQGIKSAGKYYETSFTEEQFCQAVDKVIEYIKAGDVFQVNLSLRRGTRINRHPLEIYRELVKRNPSPYMAYIQTPDFAIASSSPELLIKVKDEVIETRPIAGTRSRGRTEAEEQQLMNELLTNEKELAEHIMLVDLERNDLGRVSEYGSVEVNELLVLEKYSHVIHLVSNVRGKLIAGNSLFDVIRAVFPGGTITGAPKVRTMEIIEELEPVKRGLYTGSIGWLGYQQEMELNIVIRTAVFKDGWAFVQAGAGIVYDSIPHREYKESLKKARALWDILEELYEK
- a CDS encoding HD-GYP domain-containing protein, whose protein sequence is MNRDLQISLFDLVISLSNAMDLISPEMVNHHKRVAYASLKIAQQMNLSAEEINDVVLASTVHDVGALSYNQRINARQYEFSNASEHAELGFLLLSNFSQMRGLAEQVRFHHLPWSNGNGKVYDGQNVPIGAHIIHLADRIEILINREDEILGQVDRIVKVINNGKDKVYHPDIVEAFLQLKDKEYFWLDLTSPMIGDILAKSTDISLIQLEIDDLLEFTKLFSQIIDFRSSMTATHSSGVAYTGEALASYIGFSERECKMMRIAGYLHDLGKLAIPDEILEKPDKLDEQEINIMRSHTYHTHRILEVIPGLEQITEWASFHHEKLNGSGYPFKYTATDITLGSRIMAVADVFTAIAEERPYRCGLEREVVLNILHKMVDDNALDKLVVSILEDNYEEINRIRIDAQAEAYRSYKNFGNRLVNDKMNAD
- a CDS encoding aminotransferase class IV, with amino-acid sequence MKNKHDNAYVLINGAILDADAANISIFDGSIQYGFGLFETLRTYDGKFFGWEKHFQRLERSTKVMGISLTLTAEQILDYLQRLRDRYYESGISDDAVYRVTLTPGIIDNWSLAKDTNIIISRRPLAQPLERLQEHGVNTAVLKTQRLPSVTELRIKSTQFSDILFARNELHKLSELNGAPMFEGIMLNSAGYVVEGTITNIFIVIEQNNQLRLVTPSNREQPLLGVTRDCVIDLAKNLTIEVVEESVTLENISTSKEIFLTNSVHGILPVKGVWSQKEPIFQSYAQDWKLTKVLIGAYEALIKHEIALTK